In one window of Solanum pennellii chromosome 2, SPENNV200 DNA:
- the LOC107009716 gene encoding membrane-anchored ubiquitin-fold protein 2, producing the protein MSAAQDQLEIKFRLIDGTDIGPKSFSAATSVATLKENILAQWPREKDNGPRTVKDVKLISAGRILENNRTVAECRSPLCDIPGGVTTMHVVVQPPAQEKEKKASDDMKQNKCLCVIL; encoded by the exons ATGTCTGCAGCTCAAGATCAACTGGAGATTAAGTTTAGATTGATTGATGGAACAGATATTGGGCCCAAGAGTTTTTCTGCGGCTACAAGCGTAGCAACCTTAAAGGAGAACATCCTTGCTCAGTGGCCCAGAG AGAAGGATAATGGTCCGCGGACAGTAAAAGATGTCAAGTTAATCAGCGCTGGGAGAATATTGGAAAACAACAGAACAGTGGCTGAATGCAGAAGCCCACTATGTGATATTCCAGGAGGAGTCACGACCATGCATGTGGTTGTTCAACCACCAGCTCAGGAGAAAG AGAAAAAAGCATCAGATGACATGAAGCAGAATAAGTGCCTCTGCGTTATACTATGA